One window of Natrinema sp. SYSU A 869 genomic DNA carries:
- a CDS encoding response regulator — protein sequence MVRDNTIPDVLLVEDNPGDVRLTREAFRKTEFDVRMHIATDGIKAIDFLRDDGSPCPDFVLLDLNLPRKDGLDVLEEIKGDPEMEQLPVLVLSSSTAREDIISSYEKHANAYLSKPDSHESFVELVQAVESFWFDRVRLPPCS from the coding sequence GTGGTTAGAGATAATACTATTCCTGATGTTTTACTTGTAGAGGATAACCCCGGGGATGTTCGATTAACTCGGGAGGCCTTTCGGAAGACCGAATTTGACGTGAGGATGCATATTGCCACAGATGGAATTAAGGCAATTGATTTCTTGAGGGACGATGGATCACCGTGTCCTGATTTTGTGTTGTTGGATTTAAATCTGCCACGCAAAGACGGACTTGACGTGTTAGAGGAGATTAAGGGAGATCCTGAAATGGAGCAGCTTCCGGTGCTTGTGTTGAGCAGTTCGACGGCCAGAGAGGATATTATCTCGAGTTATGAAAAACACGCGAACGCGTACTTGTCAAAGCCAGACAGTCATGAATCGTTTGTCGAGTTAGTTCAGGCTGTTGAGAGTTTTTGGTTTGATAGGGTTCGGTTGCCGCCCTGCTCTTAA